In one window of Primulina tabacum isolate GXHZ01 chromosome 8, ASM2559414v2, whole genome shotgun sequence DNA:
- the LOC142554589 gene encoding uncharacterized protein LOC142554589, protein MSNPIILLLASQVLTGENFSKWKSNMNILLINESYHFVLKEDCPPVPPANASRTMSQAYNNWIVANNKARCYLLAAMNEMLRAKHEAFDTAKEIMESLQQMFGLPS, encoded by the coding sequence ATGTCAAATCCTATTATTCTTCTTCTTGCATCGCAAGTTTTGACTGgtgaaaatttttctaaatggaAAAGCAACATGAATATCCTCTTGATCAATGAAAGTTACCATTTTGTCCTCAAGGAGGATTGTCCTCCAGTGCCTCCAGCTAATGCTTCAAGGACTATGTCACAAGCATATAACAATTGGATTGTTGCAAACAACAAGGCACGTTGCTACCTGTTAGCAGCAATGAATGAAATGCTTAGAGCTAAGCATGAAGCCTTTGATACTGCTAAAGAGATTATGGAATCTCTACAACAAATGTTTGGACTTCCATCTTAA